In Geminicoccaceae bacterium, a single window of DNA contains:
- a CDS encoding transcriptional regulator, with amino-acid sequence MNESPPPFADAPIERNRDRFLRELLRELTGILEETVGLEEAEGFISLVGGRLGQVMNDEYRAANDGALLDARQVAHALVDLKRRIEGGYSIESIDAKQIVLVNSACPFGPHVKGRRSLCMMTSNVFGRIAADNLGYARIELQKSIASGDGCCRVVIHLSEGENGREYFG; translated from the coding sequence ATGAACGAATCGCCCCCGCCCTTTGCCGATGCCCCCATCGAACGGAACCGCGACCGGTTCCTGCGCGAGCTGCTGCGCGAACTCACGGGCATCCTTGAGGAAACCGTCGGCCTGGAGGAAGCCGAGGGCTTCATCTCGCTGGTCGGCGGCCGGCTTGGACAGGTCATGAACGACGAATACCGCGCGGCCAATGACGGGGCCCTGCTCGATGCGCGGCAGGTCGCCCACGCACTGGTCGATCTCAAGCGCCGCATCGAAGGAGGATATTCCATCGAGAGCATCGATGCGAAGCAGATCGTCCTGGTCAACTCCGCATGCCCCTTCGGCCCCCATGTCAAGGGCCGCAGATCGCTTTGCATGATGACCTCGAACGTGTTCGGCAGGATCGCCGCCGACAATCTCGGCTATGCGCGCATCGAGCTTCAGAAATCCATCGCCTCCGGCGACGGGTGCTGCCGGGTCGTGATCCACCTGAGCGAAGGCGAGAACGGTCGTGAATATTTCGGTTGA
- a CDS encoding HAMP domain-containing histidine kinase produces MNISVESNGLPHLLMRQFERLPRAAIIMDMSGGIHAMNSRLASVTKAVVDGHRSGPFSLADIVRDDPRSLLNDIRHASRGDRVAVHLHRADPPDRSATLFRVWPLTLHMGRVRDVFLEEDEARQMRRVFSDLNTRLRLSNRNEARARHEVRRLRDRNDFLEIFGRAAFHDLKSPLNQIRGCTTWLADDYSALLPPGALELLKMINEATDRLQKLIESVASLSHADSATLEKKRISVKHSIEDVISCMDKSVLDEEIRIECRGSFFDVVGDEFLFTRLMQNIIENSMKYRSPKRVLAITVSMQRSNRGEVRLSLRDNGIGFDNSHARKIFEPFQRLHLYSDVAGSGIGLATCKAICDRHGWSIEARGEVDAGAEFTIAFDDSRAAPDVTTAVRTDELNLCENK; encoded by the coding sequence GTGAATATTTCGGTTGAATCGAATGGCCTGCCCCACCTGCTGATGCGGCAGTTCGAGCGCCTGCCCCGCGCGGCGATCATCATGGACATGAGCGGCGGCATCCATGCCATGAATTCAAGGCTCGCCTCGGTGACGAAAGCGGTCGTGGACGGGCATCGCAGCGGGCCGTTCTCGCTGGCGGACATCGTCAGGGACGATCCCCGCTCGCTGCTGAACGACATCCGTCACGCATCCCGCGGGGACCGGGTCGCGGTTCACCTCCATCGGGCCGACCCGCCCGATCGCTCCGCGACCCTGTTCCGCGTCTGGCCGCTCACCCTCCACATGGGTCGCGTACGCGATGTCTTTCTCGAAGAGGACGAGGCCCGGCAGATGCGCCGGGTCTTTTCCGACCTGAACACGAGACTCCGCCTTTCCAACAGGAACGAAGCCCGTGCCCGACACGAGGTTCGAAGGCTTCGCGATCGCAACGATTTTCTGGAGATATTCGGCCGGGCCGCGTTTCATGACCTCAAGTCGCCCCTGAACCAGATCAGGGGATGCACGACATGGCTGGCCGACGATTACTCCGCTCTCCTGCCGCCCGGCGCTCTCGAACTCCTGAAAATGATCAACGAGGCGACGGATCGGCTGCAAAAGCTGATCGAGAGCGTCGCATCCCTCTCCCACGCCGATTCGGCCACGCTGGAGAAGAAACGGATCTCCGTGAAACACTCGATCGAGGATGTCATCTCGTGCATGGACAAATCCGTCCTTGACGAGGAAATCCGGATCGAATGTCGTGGAAGCTTCTTCGATGTCGTTGGCGACGAATTTCTTTTCACACGACTGATGCAGAACATCATTGAAAATTCGATGAAGTACCGCTCGCCGAAAAGAGTTCTGGCGATCACGGTTTCCATGCAGCGGTCGAACCGCGGCGAGGTGCGGCTTTCACTGCGCGACAACGGTATCGGGTTCGACAATTCCCACGCCAGGAAGATCTTCGAACCCTTCCAGCGGTTGCACCTCTATTCGGATGTCGCGGGCAGCGGGATAGGGCTGGCGACCTGCAAGGCCATCTGCGATCGCCACGGCTGGTCGATCGAAGCCCGCGGCGAAGTCGATGCCGGTGCCGAATTCACGATCGCCTTCGACGACAGCCGGGCCGCACCGGACGTGACGACAGCCGTCCGAACCGACGAATTAAACCTGTGCGAGAATAAATGA
- the coaD gene encoding pantetheine-phosphate adenylyltransferase, which translates to MQRMKTGIYPGTFDPIHNGHMDVIRRATVLVDRLIVAVAINAGKDPLFGLEQRAAMVEADINGLMAANATNGTRIEVKPFENLLVAFAADNHADMIIRGLRAVSDFEYEFQMAANNKRLNPKIETAFLMASETNQFISSRFVKEIDKLGGNVSSFVSPRVLNELAKLRQR; encoded by the coding sequence ATGCAGCGAATGAAGACCGGGATCTATCCGGGGACATTCGATCCGATCCACAATGGGCATATGGACGTGATCCGCCGGGCCACCGTACTGGTCGACCGGCTGATCGTGGCTGTCGCCATCAATGCCGGCAAGGACCCCCTGTTCGGCCTCGAACAGCGCGCGGCCATGGTCGAGGCCGACATCAACGGACTGATGGCCGCCAATGCCACCAATGGCACCCGCATCGAGGTCAAGCCGTTCGAGAACCTGCTGGTCGCCTTCGCGGCGGACAATCATGCGGACATGATCATCCGCGGGCTGCGGGCGGTGTCGGACTTCGAGTACGAGTTCCAGATGGCCGCCAACAACAAGCGGCTCAATCCGAAGATCGAGACGGCCTTCCTCATGGCGTCCGAGACCAACCAGTTCATCTCCTCGCGCTTCGTCAAGGAAATCGACAAGCTCGGCGGCAATGTATCGAGTTTCGTCTCGCCCCGGGTGCTCAACGAACTGGCCAAGCTCCGCCAGCGATGA
- a CDS encoding aldolase codes for MSGGRQMRERMAAGEVLMGFGTRLARSTEIAILAAVSGMDWLFIDMEHNPITVDFASELSLVAARSGVVPLVRVPGKTPEVASRLLDVGAVGIVVPHVDRPEEIEPFVDRCRFAPQGHRSLGGVLPQLDYEALPAPEAMARANEETLICPMIESPKAVENARAIAAVPGVDILLFGTNDLAIEMGIPGQLDHPRIAEAYRTVIDAARAEGKFVGLGGVYSRELLERYLPMGFGFALLGSDLSLVLQGMRSQMAIARSLQKGG; via the coding sequence ATGTCGGGTGGCAGGCAGATGCGCGAGCGGATGGCGGCGGGTGAAGTGCTGATGGGGTTCGGCACGCGCCTTGCCCGCTCGACCGAGATTGCGATACTGGCCGCGGTGAGCGGCATGGATTGGCTCTTCATCGACATGGAGCACAATCCGATTACCGTCGATTTCGCCAGCGAACTGTCGCTGGTTGCTGCCCGTTCCGGTGTCGTGCCGTTGGTGCGGGTGCCCGGAAAGACCCCCGAAGTGGCGTCCCGGCTGCTCGATGTCGGGGCCGTGGGCATTGTCGTTCCTCACGTCGACAGGCCCGAAGAGATCGAGCCCTTTGTCGATCGTTGCCGCTTTGCCCCGCAGGGCCACCGTTCGCTGGGAGGGGTGTTGCCGCAGCTCGACTACGAGGCGCTGCCGGCGCCCGAGGCCATGGCGCGGGCCAACGAGGAAACCCTGATCTGCCCGATGATCGAAAGCCCGAAGGCGGTCGAGAATGCCCGGGCGATCGCGGCCGTTCCCGGTGTCGACATCCTTCTTTTCGGCACCAATGACCTTGCCATCGAAATGGGCATACCCGGCCAGCTCGACCATCCGCGCATCGCCGAAGCCTACCGCACCGTGATCGATGCGGCGCGTGCCGAGGGCAAGTTCGTCGGCCTGGGCGGTGTATATTCGCGCGAGCTCCTCGAACGCTACCTGCCGATGGGCTTCGGCTTCGCCCTGCTCGGCTCCGATCTCTCGCTCGTGCTGCAGGGCATGCGCAGCCAGATGGCCATCGCCCGTTCGCTCCAGAAGGGCGGCTGA
- a CDS encoding DUF1127 domain-containing protein has product MFSRSDDASFLDRFRAWQQRRALIATTRRELSALSDNDLRDIGIHRSQIAAIACGSVER; this is encoded by the coding sequence ATGTTCAGCCGTTCCGACGATGCGTCGTTCCTCGACCGCTTCCGTGCGTGGCAGCAGCGCCGCGCGCTGATCGCCACGACCAGACGCGAGCTGTCCGCGCTGAGCGACAACGACCTGCGCGACATCGGCATTCATCGCAGCCAGATTGCCGCCATTGCCTGCGGTTCCGTGGAACGCTGA
- a CDS encoding DUF1127 domain-containing protein has protein sequence MREWFARREMYKQTVRELNCMSDRELDDLGIPRCDIPRIAEESTNRLHDRRG, from the coding sequence ATGCGCGAGTGGTTTGCCCGTCGCGAGATGTACAAGCAGACCGTCCGCGAGCTGAATTGCATGAGCGACCGCGAGCTGGATGATCTGGGGATCCCCCGCTGCGACATTCCCCGCATCGCGGAAGAGAGCACCAACAGGCTCCACGACCGCCGCGGCTGA